The Blastococcus sp. HT6-4 genome window below encodes:
- the trpA gene encoding tryptophan synthase subunit alpha yields the protein MSRLAERLDAAKREGRAALIAYVPVGYPDVDGSIDAMRAAVEAGADVIEVGVPYSDPGMDGPVIQQAVDVAVRAGVGMPDVLRAVEAVAAAGAVAVVMSYWNPIERYGVDRFATDLAAAGGAGAITPDLIPDEAGAWIAASDRAGLDRVFLVAPSSTDARLASTAAACRGFVYAASTMGVTGTRATVGDAAETLVARTRSAAPDRHVCVGLGVSNGDQAAEVAAFADGVIVGSAYVRELLEGRGADGVRALTEDLAAGVRRAGVRA from the coding sequence ATGAGCCGGCTGGCCGAGCGCCTCGACGCGGCGAAGCGGGAGGGGCGGGCGGCGCTCATCGCCTACGTCCCGGTCGGCTATCCGGACGTCGACGGATCGATCGATGCCATGCGGGCCGCCGTCGAGGCGGGGGCCGACGTCATCGAGGTCGGGGTGCCCTACAGCGACCCCGGCATGGACGGGCCGGTCATCCAGCAGGCCGTGGACGTCGCCGTGCGGGCCGGGGTGGGCATGCCCGACGTGCTGCGCGCGGTCGAGGCGGTGGCCGCAGCCGGCGCCGTGGCGGTGGTGATGAGCTACTGGAACCCGATCGAGCGCTACGGGGTCGACCGGTTCGCCACCGATCTCGCCGCGGCCGGGGGCGCGGGGGCCATCACCCCCGACCTCATCCCCGACGAGGCCGGGGCGTGGATCGCGGCGAGCGACCGCGCCGGCCTCGACCGCGTCTTCCTGGTGGCGCCGTCGTCCACGGACGCGCGGCTGGCCTCGACCGCCGCCGCCTGCCGGGGCTTTGTCTACGCCGCCTCCACCATGGGCGTCACCGGCACCCGCGCGACGGTGGGGGACGCGGCCGAGACGCTGGTCGCCCGCACCCGCTCCGCCGCCCCCGACCGGCACGTGTGCGTCGGGCTGGGCGTCTCGAACGGCGACCAGGCCGCCGAGGTGGCCGCCTTCGCCGACGGCGTCATCGTCGGGTCGGCCTACGTGCGGGAGCTGCTCGAGGGCCGGGGCGCCGACGGCGTCCGGGCCCTCACCGAGGACCTGGCCGCCGGCGTCCGGCGGGCGGGGGTGCGGGCATGA